The Reichenbachiella carrageenanivorans region TGTTGATGCCAGTATATTAAAAGTAGATGTCCCAGAAGGGGCATCTACTTTGCCTTTAGAAACACTCGTAGCAAAAGTCGAAGAAAAAGCTGGAGCAGGCAAAGCCTCCTCGATCACCATACCCGCCGATCCAGAAAAAGCCTATGCCGTATCTATCCGCAAAGAAGGCGAACGCAGAGGAACTAACTACATGATCGACCCCTATACTGCAGAATTCAAAGGTAGTAGCCAGACTGCCACCAGCGACTTTTTCATGATAGTCTTTCGGCTACACAGATGGCTCATGCTCGACATAGAAATAGGACGACCTATTGTAGGATGGGCTACAGTTATCTTTTTGTTTTTAACTATTACAGGATTGGTGATTTGGATTCCTCAAAAAGTAAAATCTTGGAGACAAGGCTTGAAAATAAAATGGACAGCCAATTGGAAACGGATCAATCATGACTTGCACAATGCCCTCGGGTTCTACTCTGCCATTATTCTCTTGATCATGTCGATCACTGGGCTCTACTGGTCATTCGATTGGTACCGAAGTGGGTTGTACGATGTACTAGGAGTAGAACAGCCCACACGTGGACCTAGAGGCAACAACGAGAAAAAGAAAGACGCTGAACCACCTAAAGCTAGCACACTATCACTAGCAGATTATTTGAAAGTGGCTGCATCAGAGTTAGACTATACCGGAGACTACCGAATAGACCTACCAGCTCCAAACAAAAAAACCGTATCCATATCCAAAACCAAAGTAGGTTTTTTTGCGATGGCAGGTAGAGACAAAGTAGAATTAGACAAGTACACTGCAGCCGTTGCCAAAAAAGAACTCTTCTCCGACGAGCCTATCAACCATCAGATTATGCATTCGATTCGATCGATTCATACAGGAGAAATATTCAGCACTTTCACTAAGATCATTTATTTCATTTCTTGTCTGATAGCGACTTCCCTACCCATCACAGGCACGATCATTTGGATCAATAAGCTCAAGAAAAAAGCCAAACGCAAGCAGAAAATAGTGATTACAAAGAAAGAAAAAACACCTGAATTGGCGAGTGTTTAATCTGCTTTATACGATAGGATTCGTTATGAGGACTTAAATCGTAATAAATCAGGAAGTTAGGTTTCGAAAGCATAGCAAAGCGACTGACTTTAAACAAGTTAAGTCTGGAATAGAAGTTTTATTGCATAAGGCACGTTTAAGCTTCACACCGTAAAGCTAGTCTAGCCTACAAAACAGAAAGCCCACCAAGATCAATTCTTTGGTGGGCTTTCTGTTTTAGAAAATTTTGATGATTCTACTTTACAGTGAGTGCAGGACGTTTATCTCTGTTTACCAATTCCCAGGCTGTGTAGAAAACCAATTTGGTTCGCTGTAAGTACACATCTTTTTCTATCTTTTCTATGGTATCTGTTTCCTTGTGATAGTCATCATGAGAACCAGTGGTATAAAAAATAACTGGAATACCATTTTTTGCAAAATTCCAGTGATCTGATCGATAGTAAATTTGCTCTGGATGATTCTCATCATTATACACATAGTTCAAATCCAGATTGGTATACGTAGCGTTGACCTGCTCACTTATATCATGCAGCTCTTGCGAAAGTTTATCTGATCCTACAAGGCACACATAGTCTTTGTCTTTGTAATTGTCTTCGTCATTTCTACCAATCATGTCCATATTGAGATTCGTGATGGTATTGGCCAATGGAAACACTGGATGATCCGCATAATACTCTGAACCTAACAAACCTTTCTCTTCTCCAGTAAACGCCAAAAACAAGAGGCTTCTACGTGGCCCATTTCCTTCTGCTTTTGCCATGGCAAAAGCCTGTGCCAATTCCATGACTCCGGCCGTACCCGATCCATCGTCGTCAGCACCGTTAAAAATCTTGTCTCCTCTTCTTCCTAAGTGATCATAATGCGAGGTGATCACTACCAGTTCATCTTTGAGATCAGTACCTTCTAGGTAGCCCATCACATTTTCTGATTTGATTTTTTTAACTTCCTTTTCGATTCCAAAAGCGAATTTTCCTTGTTTCACTTTTTGAATTTCACTGACAGATCCATTGTCCGTGAGCTCTTTTAGCTTTTCATAGTTTTTACCCACCAAATCTTTCATCAAACTAGGTGCAGTATAAAACATCCCCAAATATTCGTCGGCTTCTATTCCTGTATCTACGCTCATTCTTCCTGCTTCCAGATAGCCTCTGTATGAAGTGATCAACTCTTCCAGCATTTCGTCGGTAGATGTACGCACTACCAATACCAGCTTGGCACCTTTTTCTGCTGCTACTTTAGAGGCACTTACCGTTTTTCTATAATTGTTTTCGGTAAACAAAAGGACTGCTTTGCCAGCTACGTCGATACCTTCGTAGTTAGCGGCATCACCATTGCCTACAAATACTATCTGAGTATCCATTTCTCCGTTGGTTACACCAGTACCTACAAATACTGTTTTGTTGAAGTTATCATATTGTTTTTTACCTATTTTCAAATAGGCCTTTGTAATCTTAGAAGACACCAATGGCACATTTTGATAATAGCTCATTTGGTCTCCGTTTTTCACAGGAGCAACAAGCCCCTCACTTTGAAAATGATGACTGATCAGTGCAGCAGCCATACGCTGACCACGTTCGCCAGTCTCTCGACCTTCGAGTGCATCTGAGGCCAAAATACCTAAGTAATCAAACAAATCATCG contains the following coding sequences:
- a CDS encoding M28 family metallopeptidase is translated as MKKIFLSLLTLAALNVQAQQSELAMKYANTITTDDLFDYLGILASDALEGRETGERGQRMAAALISHHFQSEGLVAPVKNGDQMSYYQNVPLVSSKITKAYLKIGKKQYDNFNKTVFVGTGVTNGEMDTQIVFVGNGDAANYEGIDVAGKAVLLFTENNYRKTVSASKVAAEKGAKLVLVVRTSTDEMLEELITSYRGYLEAGRMSVDTGIEADEYLGMFYTAPSLMKDLVGKNYEKLKELTDNGSVSEIQKVKQGKFAFGIEKEVKKIKSENVMGYLEGTDLKDELVVITSHYDHLGRRGDKIFNGADDDGSGTAGVMELAQAFAMAKAEGNGPRRSLLFLAFTGEEKGLLGSEYYADHPVFPLANTITNLNMDMIGRNDEDNYKDKDYVCLVGSDKLSQELHDISEQVNATYTNLDLNYVYNDENHPEQIYYRSDHWNFAKNGIPVIFYTTGSHDDYHKETDTIEKIEKDVYLQRTKLVFYTAWELVNRDKRPALTVK
- a CDS encoding PepSY-associated TM helix domain-containing protein, with the translated sequence MTKSKKKTPWQKTRKLFNDIHLWLGIGAGLILFVVCLTGTIYTFRSEIEEIVDASILKVDVPEGASTLPLETLVAKVEEKAGAGKASSITIPADPEKAYAVSIRKEGERRGTNYMIDPYTAEFKGSSQTATSDFFMIVFRLHRWLMLDIEIGRPIVGWATVIFLFLTITGLVIWIPQKVKSWRQGLKIKWTANWKRINHDLHNALGFYSAIILLIMSITGLYWSFDWYRSGLYDVLGVEQPTRGPRGNNEKKKDAEPPKASTLSLADYLKVAASELDYTGDYRIDLPAPNKKTVSISKTKVGFFAMAGRDKVELDKYTAAVAKKELFSDEPINHQIMHSIRSIHTGEIFSTFTKIIYFISCLIATSLPITGTIIWINKLKKKAKRKQKIVITKKEKTPELASV